Proteins encoded by one window of Candidatus Krumholzibacteriia bacterium:
- a CDS encoding SDR family NAD(P)-dependent oxidoreductase, which translates to MSNTVVVITGASAGIGAALAELLAARGMSLVLVARRKKELETVAARCGGRALAIVADAADRAEVRRVVGTALEQFGHVDVWVNNVGRGITRMPSQLTDEDVDHMMRLNVKSALYGMQEVLPHFQARGTGQIINVSSLLGRVPFATMRSAYCGAKHFLNALTTTFRAEVQEKHPDIQVSLVSPGVVRTDFGNSALHGGPDSRSFPESQSAEEVAEVIAGVIESRKPDVYTRPGASQRIAGYYAGLGVDP; encoded by the coding sequence ATGAGCAACACGGTTGTCGTGATCACCGGCGCCAGCGCCGGAATCGGTGCTGCGCTGGCGGAACTGCTGGCGGCCCGCGGGATGTCGCTGGTGCTGGTGGCGCGCCGCAAGAAGGAGCTGGAGACGGTCGCCGCGCGCTGCGGCGGCCGCGCGCTCGCCATCGTGGCGGATGCGGCCGATCGCGCCGAGGTGCGGCGCGTGGTCGGCACGGCGCTGGAGCAGTTTGGTCACGTCGACGTGTGGGTCAACAACGTGGGCCGAGGCATCACGCGCATGCCCTCGCAACTGACCGACGAGGACGTGGACCATATGATGCGCCTCAACGTGAAGTCCGCGTTGTACGGCATGCAGGAGGTGCTGCCGCACTTCCAGGCGCGCGGCACGGGTCAGATCATCAATGTGTCGTCGCTGCTGGGGCGGGTGCCGTTTGCAACCATGCGTTCGGCGTACTGCGGCGCCAAGCACTTCCTCAACGCGCTGACCACCACCTTCCGCGCCGAGGTGCAGGAGAAGCACCCCGACATCCAGGTCTCTCTGGTATCGCCCGGCGTGGTGCGCACCGACTTCGGCAACAGCGCGCTCCACGGCGGGCCGGACTCGCGCAGCTTTCCGGAGTCGCAGAGCGCGGAGGAGGTGGCGGAGGTGATCGCCGGCGTCATCGAGTCCCGCAAGCCCGACGTGTACACGCGCCCGGGCGCCAGCCAGCGCATCGCCGGCTACTACGCGGGCCTGGGCGTCGACCCCTGA